A stretch of Gemmatimonadaceae bacterium DNA encodes these proteins:
- the bioF gene encoding 8-amino-7-oxononanoate synthase has translation MTTTPVIADAPMRTMGDALDEELQTLQASGLRRTMRVVQQRQSGTVLLGGERIADFASNDYLGLASDPRIARAAMAVLQAEGTGAGASRLISGNHPIHGSLERALARYKGTSHALLFPSGYMVNVGVIPALVDHRDVVYADALNHASLVDGCRLSMATMRVFPHCDLDELGAMLEADRGRYRRALIVVEGVFSMDGDLFPLDGLVDVAERFGAWTYVDDAHGTGVMGPTGAGATEQFGVTDRIDVVVGTLGKALGTSGAWVAGSQTLIEFLTSRARSFIFTTGSPPALAAAALESLRLAEVEPWRRDAVRERARRLRERLRGADREVPGTADAHIVPVVVGDPVRTMAVAGELRRRGFLVGGVRPPTVPAGTSRLRISVSAVHPLEVVDALAANVIDVLRNSFR, from the coding sequence ATGACGACGACGCCTGTGATCGCAGATGCGCCGATGCGTACGATGGGCGACGCACTCGACGAAGAACTGCAGACGCTGCAGGCGTCGGGACTGCGCCGTACCATGCGCGTGGTCCAGCAACGACAGTCCGGCACGGTGTTGCTGGGCGGGGAGCGTATCGCGGATTTCGCGTCCAACGACTATCTCGGTCTGGCGTCGGACCCGCGCATTGCCCGGGCGGCCATGGCGGTGCTGCAAGCGGAAGGCACCGGTGCCGGGGCATCGCGCCTGATCTCCGGCAATCACCCAATCCACGGGTCGCTCGAGCGGGCACTGGCCCGGTACAAGGGCACGTCGCACGCGTTGCTGTTCCCATCAGGTTACATGGTGAACGTTGGCGTGATCCCGGCGCTGGTGGATCATCGCGATGTCGTGTACGCGGACGCGCTCAATCACGCGTCACTGGTGGACGGATGCCGTCTGTCCATGGCCACGATGCGCGTCTTCCCGCACTGCGATCTCGACGAGCTGGGAGCGATGCTGGAGGCCGATCGCGGGCGCTATCGTCGCGCGTTGATCGTGGTTGAAGGCGTGTTCTCCATGGACGGCGACCTCTTTCCGCTGGATGGTCTGGTGGATGTGGCCGAGCGTTTTGGCGCGTGGACCTACGTGGATGATGCGCACGGCACCGGCGTGATGGGTCCCACGGGCGCTGGCGCCACCGAACAATTCGGTGTGACCGATCGCATCGATGTCGTGGTCGGCACGCTGGGCAAGGCGCTAGGCACATCCGGGGCCTGGGTGGCGGGATCGCAAACGCTGATCGAGTTCCTGACCAGTCGGGCCCGTTCATTCATCTTCACCACCGGTTCGCCACCGGCGCTGGCGGCGGCGGCACTCGAATCGCTACGACTCGCCGAGGTGGAGCCCTGGCGACGCGATGCCGTGCGTGAACGTGCCCGCCGCTTGCGCGAGCGGTTGCGCGGCGCGGACCGCGAAGTTCCCGGCACGGCCGATGCGCATATCGTGCCCGTCGTGGTTGGTGACCCGGTGCGGACAATGGCGGTGGCGGGAGAATTGCGCCGCCGCGGTTTTCTGGTGGGTGGTGTTCGGCCGCCGACGGTGCCCGCCGGCACATCCCGCTTGCGCATTTCCGTGTCGGCCGTGCATCCGTTGGAAGTCGTCGATGCGCTGGCGGCCAATGTGATTGACGTGCTGCGCAACAGTTTTCGCTGA
- a CDS encoding adenosylmethionine--8-amino-7-oxononanoate transaminase → MVPDFVLLHDAAHVWHPDTQHLLAPLPVRVSRAAGAWLYPANGQPILDAISSWGVTTHGHCHPDIARAVAEQAATLDQVMFAGFTHEPASALAAELVSRLPRGLTRIFFSDNGSTAVEVAIKLSIQSFANRGTPRRLIAALDHAYHGDTFGAMAVGDRRSTPAYEPRLFEVVRLPDPSEGDTVAALDALLSARGAELAAVIVEPLLMGAGGMRVWPEDVLTALRERTRQAGVHLIADEVLTGFGRTGPLFACERAEVMPDLLCMSKGLTGGALPLGATAATEDIYDAFRSADYGKAFRHGHAFTANPIACAAALASLELFDDDCEDHRIRIEVTHARHLAALRGARGVKAVRQIGTVGVIELDARPGHPGELGRELGAFAMANGILLRPVGEVAYCLPPYCTSDDELSSVYEVIQRFLTGERAPSPPHEA, encoded by the coding sequence ATGGTGCCTGACTTCGTGCTGCTGCACGATGCGGCGCACGTCTGGCATCCGGACACACAGCATTTGCTGGCGCCGCTTCCGGTTCGTGTCTCACGCGCAGCCGGTGCCTGGCTGTATCCGGCGAACGGCCAACCGATTCTCGACGCCATTTCGTCATGGGGCGTGACAACGCACGGGCACTGTCACCCGGATATCGCGCGCGCGGTGGCCGAACAGGCCGCGACGCTCGATCAGGTGATGTTCGCCGGATTCACGCACGAACCCGCGTCAGCGCTGGCGGCCGAGCTGGTGTCGCGACTACCGCGCGGACTGACGCGCATCTTTTTCAGCGACAACGGATCGACCGCTGTTGAAGTCGCCATCAAGCTGTCCATCCAGTCGTTCGCCAATCGGGGCACACCACGTCGACTGATTGCCGCGCTCGATCACGCCTATCATGGCGACACGTTCGGGGCGATGGCGGTGGGCGACCGACGGTCGACGCCGGCATACGAGCCGAGGCTATTCGAAGTGGTGCGCCTGCCCGATCCCTCGGAGGGTGATACGGTCGCCGCGCTGGACGCGCTGTTGAGTGCGCGCGGCGCTGAGTTGGCGGCAGTGATTGTCGAACCCCTGCTTATGGGTGCCGGTGGCATGCGCGTCTGGCCTGAGGACGTACTGACGGCGCTTCGCGAGCGGACGCGTCAGGCCGGCGTGCACCTGATTGCCGATGAGGTGCTGACAGGCTTCGGTCGGACCGGGCCGTTGTTTGCCTGTGAGCGCGCCGAAGTGATGCCGGACCTGCTGTGCATGTCCAAGGGTCTGACCGGCGGCGCCCTGCCGCTGGGCGCAACCGCCGCCACCGAAGACATCTACGACGCATTTCGCAGTGCGGATTACGGCAAGGCCTTCCGACACGGACATGCCTTCACCGCCAATCCAATCGCCTGTGCCGCCGCGTTGGCGTCACTCGAACTGTTCGACGACGACTGCGAGGACCACCGCATCCGCATTGAAGTGACACACGCACGTCACCTCGCCGCATTGCGCGGCGCACGCGGCGTGAAGGCCGTGCGACAGATCGGCACGGTTGGTGTCATCGAACTCGATGCACGGCCGGGTCACCCGGGCGAACTCGGTCGGGAGCTGGGCGCATTCGCGATGGCCAATGGCATCTTGCTGCGTCCGGTTGGCGAGGTGGCGTACTGCCTGCCACCGTACTGCACGTCCGATGACGAGCTGTCCAGTGTATACGAGGTGATCCAGCGTTTTCTCACTGGGGAGCGTGCACCATCCCCACCGCATGAGGCCTGA
- the pdxH gene encoding pyridoxamine 5'-phosphate oxidase, which translates to MSIADIRRDYRLTTLTEADADVDPMVQFHRWFDEAVRAEVNEPNAMCLATATPDAYPSARIVLLKGADDRGFVFYTDYRSRKGQELSDNPHASLCFFWPELERQVRIAGAVQRVSRAESDQYFQSRPLPSRVGAWTSRQSAVLASRDVLEQELAANVARFGDGPVALPEHWGGYRVVPEEVEFWQGRESRLHDRLQFRREGGQWVRRRLSP; encoded by the coding sequence ATGTCGATCGCCGATATTCGTCGCGACTACCGCCTGACGACGCTCACCGAGGCAGACGCTGACGTCGATCCGATGGTGCAATTCCATCGGTGGTTCGATGAGGCGGTTCGCGCCGAGGTGAACGAGCCCAATGCGATGTGCCTGGCCACGGCCACGCCGGACGCCTATCCATCGGCCCGAATCGTCCTCCTGAAAGGCGCTGATGATCGCGGATTCGTCTTCTACACCGACTATCGCAGCCGCAAGGGACAGGAGTTGTCGGACAATCCGCACGCCTCGCTGTGTTTCTTCTGGCCGGAACTGGAGCGTCAGGTGCGCATTGCCGGCGCGGTCCAGCGCGTGAGTCGCGCCGAGTCTGACCAGTACTTCCAGTCGCGCCCGTTGCCAAGTCGCGTGGGGGCCTGGACCTCACGACAGAGTGCCGTGCTGGCGAGTCGGGACGTGCTGGAACAGGAGTTGGCGGCCAATGTCGCGCGTTTCGGTGACGGCCCGGTGGCACTTCCCGAGCACTGGGGAGGCTATCGCGTGGTGCCGGAAGAGGTAGAGTTCTGGCAGGGGCGAGAGAGCCGCCTGCATGATCGGCTGCAATTCCGCCGCGAAGGGGGCCAGTGGGTACGGCGTCGCCTCTCACCGTAG
- a CDS encoding phosphodiester glycosidase family protein, with amino-acid sequence MRLLARLLWAAALPCGVAAQSAPAARITSIRCDTTVKTAAPRLSWRGDVVQWAEWRVVLGERGVRNRVIVVRMPASRVRFTLEIARRGDQMLPWSLDDAPADAQIAVNAGQFTDVGPWGWVVHKQRELQPPGVGPLAGAFVVDSAGAVALLTPDEIDAWRVPGRVVEAVQSYPMLLTDNGRPPRAMCSARGGLDLAHRDTRLAIGITGDAHVLFVLTRYEAPAVCRHGFPSAQPRRRWRKFSVDLAPNAH; translated from the coding sequence GTGCGGCTCCTAGCGCGCCTGCTGTGGGCGGCGGCGCTGCCCTGTGGCGTCGCGGCCCAGTCGGCTCCCGCCGCCCGCATCACGAGCATTCGCTGTGACACCACGGTCAAGACCGCCGCGCCGCGACTTTCGTGGCGCGGCGATGTCGTGCAGTGGGCCGAGTGGCGCGTGGTACTGGGCGAGCGCGGCGTGCGCAATCGTGTGATAGTGGTTCGCATGCCGGCGTCGCGTGTCCGCTTCACGCTGGAAATTGCGCGCCGCGGCGATCAGATGCTGCCCTGGTCGCTTGATGACGCGCCGGCCGATGCACAGATCGCCGTGAACGCCGGACAATTCACCGATGTCGGCCCGTGGGGCTGGGTGGTGCACAAGCAGCGCGAGCTACAGCCGCCGGGCGTCGGGCCGTTGGCCGGGGCATTCGTGGTGGACAGTGCGGGTGCGGTGGCACTCCTCACGCCCGACGAGATCGACGCCTGGCGCGTTCCCGGTCGCGTGGTGGAAGCCGTGCAGTCCTATCCGATGTTGCTGACGGATAACGGACGGCCTCCGCGCGCGATGTGTAGTGCACGCGGGGGACTCGACCTGGCGCATCGCGACACGCGATTGGCCATTGGCATCACCGGTGACGCGCACGTGCTGTTTGTCCTTACGCGGTACGAGGCCCCGGCGGTATGTCGACACGGATTCCCATCGGCCCAACCACGCCGGAGATGGCGGAAATTCTCCGTCGACTTGGCGCCGAACGCGCACTGA
- a CDS encoding phosphodiester glycosidase family protein, which translates to MAEILRRLGAERALMLDGGLSAQMLVRSVNDSARWDGLRSVPLALAGRVRE; encoded by the coding sequence ATGGCGGAAATTCTCCGTCGACTTGGCGCCGAACGCGCACTGATGCTGGATGGAGGACTATCGGCGCAGATGCTGGTGCGCAGCGTGAACGACAGCGCGCGATGGGACGGCCTCCGCAGCGTGCCGCTGGCGCTGGCCGGGCGCGTGCGGGAGTGA
- the rsgA gene encoding ribosome small subunit-dependent GTPase A translates to MNSQEAVVLQGTGGVWQVRTDAGETMDVSLKGRLKREPGRDARERDMQDRGGGRESMRRGVPSDDTAKPLKLTVGDRVTITTIPGESSWAIDAIHARRSQLARRSPGGARGERIMVANLDQVLVVFAAARPEPHPRMLDRFLVIAEANDLSARVVINKCELVDESSIRAHFADQIAAGYPLHLTSVVSGAGLEELRAEVEGRSSALTGPSGVGKSSLMNRLFPGLDLRTADISESVNKGRHTTVGAVLHPLPGGGFVADTPGLREVGLWNIAPEDLAACFPEFRPLLSTCRFADCLHTVEPGCAIRDAVQGGRVRHGRYESYLKLRAELVEGAADFW, encoded by the coding sequence GTGAATTCGCAGGAAGCGGTGGTGCTGCAAGGCACTGGCGGCGTTTGGCAAGTGCGCACGGATGCGGGCGAAACAATGGACGTTTCACTCAAGGGGCGACTGAAACGCGAGCCAGGGCGCGACGCGCGTGAGCGGGACATGCAGGATCGCGGAGGCGGTCGCGAATCGATGCGACGCGGCGTACCCTCCGATGACACCGCCAAACCGCTCAAGCTGACCGTCGGTGATCGCGTCACGATCACGACCATCCCCGGCGAATCGTCATGGGCCATCGATGCCATTCATGCGCGCCGCAGTCAGCTGGCACGACGCAGTCCCGGTGGCGCACGCGGCGAACGCATCATGGTGGCCAATCTTGATCAAGTCCTGGTGGTGTTCGCGGCGGCCCGGCCCGAACCCCATCCGCGCATGCTCGATCGCTTTCTGGTGATTGCCGAAGCCAACGATCTGTCGGCGCGCGTGGTGATCAACAAGTGCGAGCTGGTTGACGAGTCGTCGATTCGCGCGCACTTCGCGGATCAGATTGCAGCCGGCTATCCGCTGCACCTGACCAGTGTTGTCAGTGGCGCAGGGTTGGAGGAATTGCGCGCCGAGGTGGAAGGGAGGAGTTCCGCCCTCACCGGGCCTTCCGGCGTGGGCAAGTCGTCGCTGATGAATCGGCTCTTTCCCGGCCTCGATCTGCGGACGGCGGATATCAGCGAAAGCGTGAACAAGGGGCGACACACCACGGTCGGTGCCGTGCTGCATCCGCTGCCGGGAGGAGGCTTCGTGGCCGACACGCCGGGGTTGCGTGAAGTCGGCCTCTGGAACATCGCACCTGAAGATCTCGCCGCCTGCTTTCCCGAGTTTCGCCCGTTGTTGTCCACGTGCCGATTTGCGGACTGCTTGCACACGGTGGAACCCGGCTGTGCAATCCGGGATGCCGTGCAGGGTGGTCGGGTACGGCACGGCCGGTATGAGAGTTACCTCAAGCTCCGGGCGGAACTCGTGGAAGGTGCGGCAGACTTCTGGTAG
- a CDS encoding proline dehydrogenase family protein, producing the protein MLRKSLLYLSRQQRVFNFIKNVGFARKMASRFVAGETIDSALDAVAALNAKGITASLDLLGESVSSEAEARETGRQYLQILDRIAERTLDANVSVKLTALGQDISDDLGVEVVRQVLERAKQYGSFVRLDMESSAYTDRTLDTFAQRLYPDFRDHVGVVLQSSLRRTLADVARANEWQCRVRICKGAYLEPATVAFPDTADVDQNYVEAMHRLMEHGRYPGLATHDEAIIEAAKRFAKEKGIANDRFEFQMLYGVRRDLQEQLVRDGYRMRVYVPFGTQWYPYLMRRLAERPANMAFMTGNIIREMFGGKGDNAARKHVRNGAH; encoded by the coding sequence ATGCTGCGTAAGTCGCTGCTCTATCTGTCGCGCCAGCAGCGCGTCTTCAACTTCATCAAGAACGTTGGATTCGCGCGCAAGATGGCCTCGCGCTTCGTTGCGGGTGAAACCATCGACAGTGCGCTCGACGCGGTTGCCGCCCTTAACGCGAAGGGCATAACCGCCTCATTGGATTTGCTCGGTGAAAGCGTGTCCAGCGAGGCGGAAGCCCGCGAGACCGGCCGGCAGTACCTGCAGATTCTCGACCGGATTGCCGAACGAACGCTCGACGCCAATGTCTCGGTAAAGCTCACGGCACTCGGCCAGGATATCTCCGACGATCTCGGCGTGGAAGTGGTGCGCCAGGTGCTCGAGCGGGCCAAACAGTATGGATCGTTCGTGCGCTTGGACATGGAATCGAGCGCGTATACCGACCGCACCCTGGATACGTTTGCGCAGCGGTTGTACCCCGACTTTCGCGACCACGTGGGTGTGGTGCTGCAAAGCTCGCTGCGCCGGACGCTCGCCGACGTGGCGCGCGCCAATGAATGGCAGTGTCGGGTGCGCATCTGCAAGGGCGCGTATCTCGAACCGGCCACGGTGGCGTTTCCGGACACGGCGGACGTGGACCAGAACTACGTCGAGGCCATGCATCGCCTGATGGAACACGGACGATATCCCGGACTGGCGACGCATGACGAAGCGATCATCGAGGCGGCGAAGCGGTTTGCGAAGGAAAAGGGGATCGCCAATGATCGATTCGAATTCCAGATGCTGTACGGCGTGCGACGGGACCTGCAGGAGCAGTTGGTGCGCGACGGGTACCGCATGCGAGTGTATGTGCCATTCGGGACGCAGTGGTACCCCTATCTCATGCGGCGTCTGGCCGAGCGCCCCGCCAACATGGCCTTCATGACGGGGAACATCATCAGGGAGATGTTCGGCGGCAAAGGCGACAACGCGGCGCGCAAGCACGTGCGCAACGGGGCGCACTGA
- a CDS encoding DinB family protein — MSMTSLHPRVAEIIDALEQAHRELVDVLTAIPDARREAPSEDGRWSIAQHVEHLAIVEDGAGRLISKLIKQVQATGEQETDESTMLRSLDRFQVWTVSRRIEAPEFVTPKESLSSSDALARLTASRSRMIDALQRASGLALASVLAPHPVVGPLNVYQWGLITAHHERRHIELIRAIAGLGE, encoded by the coding sequence ATGAGTATGACCAGTCTGCATCCGCGCGTGGCCGAAATCATCGACGCGCTTGAACAGGCGCACCGCGAATTGGTGGACGTCCTCACCGCCATCCCGGACGCCCGTCGCGAGGCGCCATCCGAAGACGGAAGATGGTCCATCGCCCAGCACGTCGAACATCTGGCGATCGTGGAGGATGGCGCCGGCCGCCTGATATCAAAGCTGATCAAGCAGGTGCAGGCGACGGGCGAGCAGGAGACCGACGAGTCGACGATGCTGCGCTCACTCGATCGCTTTCAGGTGTGGACGGTGAGCCGACGGATCGAGGCGCCGGAGTTCGTCACGCCAAAGGAGTCACTGTCGTCGAGTGATGCGCTGGCGCGACTGACCGCGTCCCGGTCCCGCATGATCGACGCCCTGCAGCGCGCCTCCGGGCTGGCGCTGGCGAGTGTGTTGGCGCCACACCCCGTCGTGGGCCCGTTGAACGTCTATCAGTGGGGACTCATCACCGCGCACCATGAACGGCGTCACATCGAGCTGATCCGCGCGATCGCGGGCCTTGGCGAGTGA
- the fadJ gene encoding fatty acid oxidation complex subunit alpha FadJ has protein sequence MPPTVLMDDAATGLTLTLDDGVGVLTYDAPGAPINTLNSRILPTLERYLTEIESNPGITALVILSAKVDSWIAGADIDELSRVTTAQQGADLSHGGQMLLDRLAALRKPTIAAIHGAALGGGLEVALACSHRIVTDHPKSILALPEVQLGLLPAAGGTQRLPRIVGLQNALEMILTSKNIRAKKALQIGLVHEVVHPSILRDVALRRARQLGRGETLSLRPRKHGAAAMLLEDNALGRMLVFRQARGGVLKKTKGKYPAPLAALETVQCGYTDGFEAGLREEARRFGELTVSPECRNLVSIFFATTALKKDNGLPDGVTATPREITKIGILGAGFMGAGIAAVAVQAGTLVRLKDASLDRLAAGWRSVRDVVRERLKRRQITRLQMDDLLSQIGVTTDYSGFAGAQLVIEAVFEDLAVKQQVLREVAAVAPQAIFASNTSTIPIRQIASVSAHPERVVGMHFFSPVHKMPLLEVIVTPETNDETTATVVQYGRSLGKTVIVVRDGPGFYVNRILAPYINEAGTLLDEGAGIDAIDAALTAFGFPVGPITLLDEVGLDIAGKSGPIMAAAFGARMQPSAALGRIIESGRLGRKAKRGFYRYDDNGKRLGIDEGVYALTAAGSTRQAIDRDELQRRTVLPMLNEAVRCLDEGIIRSPRDGDIGAIFGIGFPPFLGGPFRYFDTLGAAAVVQQLDTLDARFPGRYTPVERLRLMARHGTRFHP, from the coding sequence ATGCCGCCGACGGTTCTGATGGACGATGCCGCGACCGGACTGACGCTGACGCTCGACGACGGGGTCGGTGTGCTCACGTATGACGCGCCGGGTGCGCCGATCAATACGCTCAACTCGCGCATTCTCCCCACCCTCGAGCGCTACCTCACCGAGATTGAATCCAATCCGGGTATCACGGCGCTGGTGATTCTCAGCGCCAAGGTCGATTCGTGGATCGCCGGTGCCGACATCGACGAACTGAGCCGGGTCACCACGGCACAGCAGGGCGCCGACCTGTCGCATGGCGGACAGATGCTGCTGGACCGATTGGCCGCGCTGCGCAAGCCAACCATCGCCGCCATTCACGGTGCAGCGCTTGGCGGCGGTCTGGAAGTGGCCCTGGCGTGCTCGCACCGCATCGTGACCGATCACCCCAAGTCGATTCTCGCACTGCCCGAGGTGCAACTGGGCTTGCTGCCGGCAGCCGGCGGCACGCAACGCCTGCCGCGAATCGTCGGCCTGCAGAATGCGTTGGAGATGATCCTTACGAGCAAGAACATTCGCGCGAAGAAAGCGCTGCAGATCGGACTGGTGCACGAAGTGGTGCATCCGTCCATCCTGCGCGACGTGGCCCTGCGGCGCGCGAGGCAGCTGGGCCGGGGCGAGACGCTCTCCTTGCGACCACGCAAGCACGGCGCCGCCGCCATGCTGCTGGAGGACAACGCCCTGGGACGCATGCTGGTGTTCCGGCAGGCGCGCGGGGGCGTCCTGAAGAAAACGAAAGGGAAGTACCCGGCACCGCTGGCCGCGCTGGAAACGGTCCAGTGCGGGTACACCGACGGATTCGAAGCGGGGTTGCGTGAAGAAGCCAGACGATTCGGTGAACTCACCGTCTCGCCGGAATGTCGTAACCTGGTTTCCATCTTCTTTGCCACGACCGCGCTCAAGAAGGACAACGGCTTGCCGGATGGTGTCACGGCGACGCCACGCGAAATCACAAAGATCGGCATACTCGGCGCCGGCTTCATGGGAGCGGGCATCGCGGCGGTGGCCGTGCAGGCGGGCACGCTGGTACGACTGAAGGATGCCTCGCTTGACCGTCTGGCGGCCGGATGGCGATCGGTGCGAGACGTCGTGCGCGAACGGTTGAAGCGTCGGCAGATCACGCGGCTCCAAATGGACGATCTGCTGTCGCAGATTGGCGTGACCACGGACTACAGCGGATTCGCCGGTGCGCAGTTGGTAATCGAAGCCGTGTTCGAGGACCTTGCGGTCAAGCAACAGGTGCTGCGTGAAGTCGCCGCCGTCGCACCCCAGGCCATCTTCGCCTCGAACACCAGCACGATTCCCATTCGCCAGATCGCGTCAGTATCAGCGCATCCGGAACGCGTGGTGGGCATGCATTTCTTTTCGCCCGTGCACAAAATGCCGTTGCTGGAGGTGATCGTCACACCGGAAACCAACGACGAGACCACGGCCACGGTCGTGCAGTACGGTCGCTCGCTGGGGAAGACCGTGATCGTGGTGCGCGATGGTCCGGGATTCTACGTCAATCGCATTCTGGCACCGTATATCAACGAGGCCGGCACGCTGCTTGACGAGGGGGCGGGCATTGACGCGATCGATGCGGCGCTGACGGCGTTCGGTTTCCCGGTTGGCCCCATCACGCTGCTCGACGAAGTCGGTCTGGATATCGCCGGAAAGTCCGGCCCCATCATGGCGGCCGCCTTCGGGGCACGGATGCAGCCGTCGGCAGCGTTGGGACGCATCATCGAGAGCGGTCGACTGGGGCGAAAGGCCAAACGGGGCTTCTACCGCTATGACGACAACGGCAAGCGCCTGGGCATCGATGAGGGGGTGTACGCGCTCACGGCCGCGGGCTCGACCCGTCAGGCCATCGATAGAGACGAACTGCAACGGCGCACGGTGCTGCCCATGCTCAACGAAGCGGTGCGCTGTCTCGATGAAGGCATCATTCGCTCGCCGCGCGATGGCGATATCGGTGCCATCTTCGGCATTGGGTTCCCGCCGTTCCTGGGCGGTCCGTTCCGGTACTTCGATACACTCGGCGCGGCTGCGGTCGTCCAGCAACTCGACACCCTCGATGCGCGATTCCCCGGGCGGTACACGCCGGTGGAGCGTCTGCGCCTCATGGCCCGCCACGGCACACGCTTTCATCCCTGA
- the fadI gene encoding acetyl-CoA C-acyltransferase FadI — MPSFGNGRRVAIVAGVRTPFARFGTVLSHYTAIDLGKLAVAELVQRTNLDGRLVDMLVYGTVLPSVTAPNIAREVALLPHFPRTVQAYTVGRACASANQAITDAADQIALGHADIAIAGGAESLTQVPILHSRGMSDVLVAASKAKSTSQRVSTFARLRPRDLVPITPAIAEPSTGESMGQSADKMAKLNGISREAQDRLALKSHINAAAGTADGRLTAEIAPVPLPPSYASMLSTDNGIRSDTSYEQLAALKPVFDRMYGSVTAGNASPLSDGASAVLLMSEDRARALGYTPLAFIKSYAYAAVDPAEQLLQAPVLAAPVALKRAGLTLRDMDLVDMHEAFAAQVLSNIQGLASKEWAARAGFSEATGVIDESRLNVLGGSLSIGHPFGATGGRIVTTLCNELARRGGQFGMLTVCAAGGMGHAMVVERV, encoded by the coding sequence ATGCCTTCATTCGGAAACGGACGTCGCGTCGCGATCGTCGCCGGGGTGCGCACACCATTCGCACGCTTCGGCACGGTGCTCAGCCACTACACGGCCATCGATCTGGGTAAGCTGGCGGTGGCCGAGTTGGTGCAGCGGACAAATCTCGACGGGCGATTGGTCGATATGCTCGTGTACGGGACCGTCCTGCCTTCGGTCACCGCGCCCAATATCGCGAGAGAAGTGGCCTTGCTGCCGCATTTCCCGCGCACGGTGCAGGCGTATACGGTGGGTCGCGCCTGCGCCTCGGCCAACCAGGCCATTACCGACGCCGCCGACCAGATCGCGCTGGGACACGCCGACATTGCGATTGCCGGCGGCGCCGAATCGCTGACGCAGGTGCCCATACTGCATTCGCGCGGCATGAGTGACGTCCTGGTGGCCGCGTCGAAGGCGAAGAGCACGTCGCAACGCGTGTCGACGTTTGCGCGATTGCGCCCCCGGGATCTGGTGCCGATCACCCCGGCCATCGCCGAGCCCAGCACCGGTGAGTCGATGGGACAGTCAGCCGACAAGATGGCGAAGCTGAACGGGATCTCACGCGAAGCGCAGGATCGGCTGGCGCTGAAGTCGCACATCAATGCCGCGGCGGGCACCGCCGATGGCCGACTCACGGCGGAGATCGCACCGGTGCCGTTGCCGCCGTCGTATGCGTCCATGCTCTCGACCGACAACGGCATTCGCAGTGACACCAGCTACGAACAGCTGGCCGCGCTCAAGCCCGTGTTTGACCGGATGTATGGCAGTGTCACTGCCGGCAATGCGTCGCCGTTGTCCGATGGCGCATCAGCCGTGTTGCTGATGTCCGAGGACAGGGCCCGCGCGTTGGGCTACACGCCACTGGCGTTCATCAAGTCGTACGCCTACGCTGCGGTTGACCCCGCCGAGCAGCTGCTGCAGGCGCCCGTGCTGGCGGCGCCCGTGGCGCTCAAGCGAGCCGGACTGACACTGCGCGATATGGACCTGGTGGACATGCACGAAGCATTCGCCGCGCAGGTGCTCAGCAACATTCAGGGTTTGGCGTCGAAGGAATGGGCGGCGCGCGCCGGATTCAGCGAAGCCACGGGCGTCATTGACGAAAGCCGCTTGAATGTGCTGGGTGGTTCGCTGTCCATTGGACATCCGTTCGGCGCCACGGGTGGGCGCATCGTCACCACGTTGTGCAACGAGTTGGCGCGACGTGGCGGGCAGTTCGGGATGCTGACGGTGTGCGCGGCGGGCGGCATGGGCCACGCCATGGTGGTGGAGCGCGTATGA